One Micromonospora sp. WMMD812 genomic window carries:
- a CDS encoding GNAT family N-acetyltransferase translates to MTADRNTAPPLPASGPHHHDREVPGFGRVTIRPVVPDRDAELLHGWVTQERARFWGMRDASRERVRELYAYVDSLDTHHAYLAHRDGRPVALLQTYEPAADPVGECYPVQPGDFGLHLLIGPPARTEPGFTGALLGALLDFLWAEPRRQRLVVEPDARNDRAIARFVRAGFRPGPLIDLPEKRARLLFLDRVPADAR, encoded by the coding sequence ATGACCGCTGACCGGAACACCGCCCCTCCACTCCCCGCGTCCGGCCCGCACCACCACGACCGGGAGGTGCCCGGGTTCGGTCGGGTCACCATCCGGCCGGTGGTTCCGGACCGGGACGCCGAGCTGCTGCACGGTTGGGTGACCCAGGAGCGGGCCCGGTTCTGGGGGATGCGGGACGCCAGCCGGGAGCGGGTCCGGGAGCTCTACGCGTACGTGGACTCGCTGGACACGCACCACGCCTACCTGGCGCACCGGGACGGGCGGCCGGTGGCGCTGCTGCAGACGTACGAGCCGGCGGCCGACCCGGTCGGCGAGTGCTACCCGGTCCAGCCAGGTGACTTCGGCCTGCACCTGCTGATCGGCCCGCCGGCCCGGACCGAGCCCGGGTTCACCGGCGCGCTGCTCGGGGCGCTGCTCGACTTCCTGTGGGCCGAGCCGAGGCGGCAGCGGCTGGTGGTCGAGCCCGACGCGCGCAACGACCGGGCCATCGCCCGGTTCGTCCGTGCCGGCTTCCGGCCCGGGCCGCTGATCGACCTCCCGGAGAAGCGGGCCCGGCTGCTCTTCCTGGACCGGGTGCCGGCCGACGCCCGCTGA
- a CDS encoding metallophosphoesterase → MGRLLAVSDLHVGYAENRAVVDGLRPGSDEDWLIVAGDVAERFADVRSTLAQLRDRFATVVWAPGNHELWTPRDDPVPLRGEARYRELVAMCRELGVCTPEDDYPVWSGPGGPVTVAPLFVLYDYSFRAPGTSTKAESLRRAYDVGVVCTDEMLLHPDPYPSRDAWCAARLTVTERRLAAVDPTRSTVLVNHFPLVREPTDVLRYPEFAQWCGTVRTADWHRRFRAAAVVYGHLHIPRTTWYDGVRFEEVSLGYPREWRRRGAPAVPRVILPAAPSGGA, encoded by the coding sequence ATGGGCCGGCTGCTCGCCGTCAGCGACCTGCACGTCGGGTACGCGGAGAACCGCGCGGTCGTCGACGGGCTGCGCCCCGGCTCCGACGAGGACTGGCTGATCGTGGCCGGCGACGTGGCGGAGCGGTTCGCGGACGTGCGGTCCACCCTGGCCCAGCTGCGCGACCGGTTCGCCACGGTGGTCTGGGCGCCCGGCAACCACGAGCTGTGGACGCCGCGCGACGACCCGGTCCCGCTGCGCGGCGAGGCGCGCTACCGGGAGCTGGTGGCGATGTGCCGGGAGCTGGGCGTGTGCACTCCCGAGGACGACTACCCGGTCTGGTCCGGCCCGGGCGGCCCGGTCACCGTCGCCCCGCTCTTCGTGCTCTACGACTACTCGTTCCGCGCCCCGGGCACGTCGACCAAGGCGGAGTCGCTGCGCCGGGCGTACGACGTGGGGGTGGTCTGCACCGACGAGATGCTGCTGCACCCCGACCCGTACCCGAGCCGGGACGCGTGGTGCGCCGCCCGGCTGACGGTGACCGAGCGCCGGCTGGCGGCCGTCGACCCGACCCGCTCCACGGTGCTGGTCAACCACTTCCCGCTGGTCCGCGAGCCGACCGACGTGCTGCGGTACCCGGAGTTCGCGCAGTGGTGCGGCACCGTGCGGACGGCCGACTGGCACCGGCGCTTCCGGGCCGCGGCGGTGGTCTACGGACACCTGCACATCCCGCGCACGACGTGGTACGACGGGGTCCGGTTCGAGGAGGTGTCGCTCGGCTACCCGCGGGAGTGGCGGCGGCGCGGCGCGCCGGCGGTGCCCCGGGTGATCCTTCCCGCGGCGCCGTCCGGCGGGGCGTGA
- a CDS encoding nucleosidase, whose translation MILRGEIRADAPLVVLAVEEEAAHLDGGLPVLLTGMGKVNAAAALAEVLAVGPKPSLVLNLGTAGALRPGWAGIHEIGTVLQHDLDTELLRTLTGQTYGAPLTLGTQTPVLATGDAFIADEDARARLARRADLVDMEGYAVAWAAARAGVPCRLVKRVSDEAGEGADRAWRDAVDDCARDLADWVRAEFG comes from the coding sequence GTGATTCTTCGGGGAGAGATCCGGGCCGACGCGCCACTGGTCGTGCTGGCCGTCGAGGAGGAGGCGGCCCACCTGGACGGCGGCCTTCCGGTGCTGTTGACCGGCATGGGCAAGGTCAACGCCGCCGCCGCGCTGGCGGAGGTGCTGGCCGTCGGCCCGAAGCCGAGCCTGGTGCTCAACCTCGGCACCGCCGGGGCGCTGCGTCCGGGCTGGGCGGGCATCCACGAGATCGGCACGGTGCTCCAACACGACCTCGACACCGAGCTGCTGCGCACGCTCACCGGGCAGACGTACGGCGCGCCGCTGACCCTCGGCACGCAGACCCCGGTGCTGGCCACCGGTGACGCGTTCATCGCCGACGAGGACGCCCGGGCCCGGCTGGCCCGCCGGGCGGACCTGGTCGACATGGAGGGGTACGCGGTGGCCTGGGCCGCCGCCCGGGCCGGGGTGCCGTGCCGGCTGGTCAAGCGGGTCAGTGACGAGGCGGGCGAGGGCGCGGACCGGGCCTGGCGGGACGCGGTCGACGACTGCGCGCGGGACCTCGCCGACTGGGTCCGGGCCGAGTTCGGCTGA
- a CDS encoding SMP-30/gluconolactonase/LRE family protein, with the protein MELTDPTPWSADRLELGEGARWVDERLVLVDLLAGRLLATGGDGPGPLDELGRLDVPLGAVAPVAGRPGEWLVAASTGVARLGGDGAYRPVADLEGGRPEPARMNDAVADPHGRFWAGSMTYAGVPGGGSLYRMDPGAAPVAVVTGLTIANGPAFDGAGTTMYLADTPRGHVDRFTVDARTGELSGREPFLRLRPAVDGAPDGMTVDATDHLWVALWGGSAVRRYRPDGTLDREIPLPAVQPTSVCLGGPGLRRLFVTTAAYGLADPGPLDGALLALDVPVPGRPAAPVPA; encoded by the coding sequence ATGGAGCTGACCGACCCGACGCCGTGGAGCGCGGACCGCCTGGAGTTGGGCGAGGGCGCCCGCTGGGTGGACGAGCGCCTCGTCCTGGTCGACCTGCTCGCCGGCCGGCTGCTGGCCACCGGCGGTGACGGTCCCGGTCCACTGGACGAGCTGGGCCGGCTGGACGTGCCGCTCGGCGCGGTGGCGCCGGTCGCGGGGCGGCCGGGGGAGTGGCTCGTCGCCGCCAGCACCGGGGTCGCCCGACTCGGCGGGGACGGCGCGTACCGGCCGGTCGCCGACCTGGAGGGCGGCCGGCCGGAGCCGGCCCGGATGAACGACGCGGTGGCCGACCCGCACGGCCGATTCTGGGCCGGCAGCATGACGTACGCCGGGGTGCCCGGGGGCGGCTCGCTCTACCGGATGGATCCGGGCGCCGCTCCGGTCGCCGTGGTGACCGGGCTGACCATCGCCAACGGCCCGGCGTTCGACGGCGCCGGCACCACCATGTACCTGGCCGACACCCCGCGCGGGCACGTCGACCGGTTCACCGTGGACGCCCGCACTGGCGAGCTGAGCGGCCGGGAGCCGTTCCTGCGCCTGCGCCCGGCGGTGGACGGCGCTCCGGACGGGATGACCGTGGACGCGACCGACCACCTCTGGGTGGCGCTCTGGGGTGGCTCCGCGGTGCGCCGCTACCGGCCGGACGGCACGCTCGACCGGGAGATCCCGCTGCCGGCGGTCCAGCCGACCAGCGTCTGCCTGGGCGGCCCGGGCCTGCGCCGGCTCTTCGTGACGACTGCCGCGTACGGGCTGGCCGACCCCGGGCCGCTCGACGGCGCGCTGCTCGCGCTGGACGTGCCGGTCCCCGGGCGTCCCGCCGCGCCGGTCCCGGCGTGA
- the dgoD gene encoding galactonate dehydratase, whose translation MKIERIETFLVPPRWLFCRVETDTGLVGWGEPVVEGRAEVVRAAVEVLAEYLVGEDPLRVEQHWQVLTKGGFYRGGPVLSSAVAGLDQALWDIAGQAYGVPVHALLGGPVRDRVRIYSWIGGDEPGEIADAAEAQVAAGLTGLKMNACGRLSPIPTPAEIDAVVGRVAAARAVLGDDRDIALDFHGRAGLAAVRRILPELAPLRPFFVEEPVLPDQAHHLRDVVAASPVPVATGERLYGRSEFLAPLQAGVAVVQPDLSHAGGISEVRRIAALAETYGALLAPHCPLGPIALAASLQVAFATPNFLIQEQSIGIHYNEDSELLDYVVDTEPFRFVDGHIVRFDGPGLGISVDEAAVRKAAKSPHAWRNPVWRHPDGSFAEW comes from the coding sequence GTGAAGATCGAGCGGATCGAGACCTTCCTGGTCCCGCCGCGGTGGCTGTTCTGCCGGGTCGAGACCGACACCGGGCTGGTCGGCTGGGGCGAACCGGTGGTGGAGGGGCGCGCCGAGGTCGTCCGCGCCGCGGTCGAGGTGCTCGCCGAGTACCTCGTCGGCGAGGATCCGCTCCGCGTCGAGCAGCACTGGCAGGTGCTCACCAAGGGTGGGTTCTACCGGGGCGGGCCGGTGCTCTCCAGCGCCGTGGCCGGTCTGGACCAGGCGCTGTGGGACATCGCCGGCCAGGCGTACGGGGTGCCGGTGCACGCCCTGCTCGGCGGTCCGGTGCGGGACCGGGTCCGGATCTACTCCTGGATCGGCGGGGACGAGCCCGGCGAGATCGCCGACGCCGCTGAGGCGCAGGTCGCCGCGGGGCTGACCGGGCTGAAGATGAACGCCTGCGGCCGGCTCTCGCCGATCCCCACGCCGGCCGAGATCGACGCGGTCGTCGGCCGGGTCGCCGCGGCCAGGGCCGTGCTCGGCGACGACCGGGACATCGCGCTCGACTTCCACGGTCGGGCCGGGCTCGCCGCGGTCCGCCGCATCCTGCCCGAGTTGGCCCCGCTGCGGCCGTTCTTCGTGGAGGAACCGGTCCTGCCGGACCAGGCCCACCACCTGCGTGACGTCGTCGCCGCCTCGCCCGTGCCGGTGGCCACCGGGGAACGTCTCTACGGGCGGTCGGAGTTCCTCGCCCCGCTGCAGGCCGGGGTGGCGGTGGTCCAGCCGGACCTGTCACACGCCGGGGGCATCTCCGAGGTGCGGCGCATCGCGGCGCTCGCCGAGACGTACGGCGCGCTGCTCGCCCCGCACTGCCCGCTCGGCCCGATCGCCCTCGCGGCCAGCCTCCAGGTGGCCTTCGCGACGCCGAACTTCCTGATCCAGGAACAGAGCATCGGCATCCACTACAACGAGGACTCCGAGTTGCTGGACTACGTGGTCGACACGGAGCCGTTCCGGTTCGTCGACGGCCACATCGTCCGGTTCGACGGGCCCGGCCTCGGGATCAGCGTCGACGAGGCCGCCGTACGCAAGGCCGCGAAGAGCCCGCACGCCTGGCGCAACCCGGTCTGGCGGCACCCCGACGGCTCGTTCGCCGAATGGTGA
- a CDS encoding S1 family peptidase, which translates to MRRLPLVALVLAALLLGAPAAAQAHPDAAAQARPHPARAAAVLAEVHTAGTAWGLDPATGRMTLTVDDTVTGRDLATLREAATRAGAELRREPGQLRTLIAGGQAVYGGGGRCSLGANVRSGATSYFVTAGHCTSLAATWYADSGQTTVLGTRTGSSFPGNDYGVVRYTGTTPRPSAVYTYPGLLTINGTASAYVGLAVCRSGSTTGVRCGTVTGLNQTVNYAQGSVSGLIRTNICAEPGDSGGPLYVAATGRIVGILSGGSGNCTSGGTTYYQPIQEILAAYGLTIP; encoded by the coding sequence ATGCGCCGTCTCCCGCTCGTCGCCCTCGTCCTGGCCGCGCTCCTGCTCGGCGCCCCCGCGGCCGCCCAGGCCCACCCCGACGCGGCCGCCCAGGCCCGCCCCCACCCGGCCCGCGCGGCCGCGGTGCTCGCCGAGGTGCACACCGCCGGCACCGCCTGGGGGCTCGACCCGGCCACCGGCCGGATGACCCTCACCGTCGACGACACCGTGACCGGGCGCGACCTCGCCACGCTGCGCGAGGCCGCCACCCGGGCCGGCGCCGAGCTGCGTCGCGAGCCCGGACAGCTGCGCACCCTGATCGCCGGCGGGCAGGCCGTCTACGGCGGCGGCGGACGCTGCTCCCTCGGTGCGAACGTCCGCAGCGGCGCCACGTCCTACTTCGTCACCGCCGGCCACTGCACCAGCCTCGCCGCCACCTGGTACGCCGACAGTGGACAGACCACGGTGCTCGGCACCCGGACCGGCAGCAGCTTCCCCGGCAACGACTACGGAGTGGTGCGCTACACCGGCACGACCCCTCGCCCCAGCGCGGTCTACACCTACCCGGGCCTGCTCACCATCAACGGCACCGCCAGCGCGTACGTCGGTCTGGCGGTCTGCCGCAGCGGGTCGACCACCGGCGTGCGCTGCGGCACCGTCACCGGGCTGAACCAGACCGTCAACTACGCCCAGGGCTCGGTGTCCGGGCTGATCCGCACCAACATCTGCGCCGAGCCGGGCGACAGCGGCGGACCGCTCTACGTCGCCGCCACCGGCCGCATCGTCGGCATCCTCTCCGGCGGCAGCGGCAACTGCACCAGCGGCGGCACCACCTACTACCAGCCGATCCAGGAGATCCTGGCGGCGTACGGCCTGACCATCCCCTGA
- a CDS encoding ISL3 family transposase, whose protein sequence is MRSARVWAGLLGVEQAVVEGVEFDPDESVVVARVRVRKGASRRCPYCRRRCARYDAGVRRRWRALDLGTVRAVIEADAPRVSCRVHGVVVAAVPWARHGAGHTRAFDATVAWLAVHTAKSAVSQLMRVGWRTVGSIVARVWADTGGLEDRYDGLRRIGIDEVSYKKGHRYLTVVVDHDSGRLVWAAPGRSATTLQAFFDLLGPERAAKITHVSADGADWITTVVRRRCPNAVRCADPFHVVAWATDAVDRVRRQAWNETTGRGAGRRGVATGEARELKNTRWALWKNPDNLTDAQQAKLAWIAKTHPRLHRAWALKEGLRLVFTLARTSPTTAVEALDRWIGWARRSRIDVFVDLQRRVTRHRDQIIAAIEHGLSNGRIESVNTKIRLITRMAFGFHSAEALIALAMLSLGGHRPELPRP, encoded by the coding sequence GTGCGTTCTGCCAGGGTATGGGCTGGGCTGCTCGGGGTCGAGCAGGCGGTGGTGGAGGGTGTGGAGTTCGATCCGGACGAGTCGGTGGTGGTGGCTCGGGTGCGGGTGCGTAAGGGCGCGTCGCGGCGGTGTCCGTATTGCCGGCGGCGGTGTGCCCGTTATGACGCTGGGGTGCGTCGTCGGTGGCGGGCGTTGGATCTCGGGACGGTGCGGGCGGTGATCGAGGCGGACGCGCCTCGGGTGTCCTGTCGGGTGCATGGGGTGGTCGTGGCGGCGGTGCCGTGGGCGCGTCACGGGGCGGGGCACACACGGGCGTTCGACGCGACGGTGGCGTGGTTGGCGGTGCACACGGCGAAGTCGGCGGTGTCGCAGCTGATGCGGGTCGGTTGGCGCACGGTGGGGTCGATCGTGGCCCGGGTATGGGCCGATACCGGTGGCCTTGAGGACCGGTATGACGGGTTGCGTCGTATCGGGATCGACGAGGTCAGCTACAAGAAGGGGCACCGGTATCTGACCGTGGTCGTGGACCATGACAGCGGCCGGTTGGTGTGGGCGGCGCCGGGTAGAAGCGCCACCACGTTACAGGCGTTCTTCGACCTGCTCGGTCCCGAGCGGGCCGCGAAGATCACGCACGTGTCGGCCGACGGCGCGGACTGGATCACGACGGTCGTGCGGCGCAGGTGCCCGAACGCGGTCCGCTGCGCCGACCCGTTCCACGTGGTGGCCTGGGCCACCGACGCCGTTGACCGGGTTCGCCGTCAGGCATGGAACGAGACCACCGGGCGAGGAGCCGGCCGCCGCGGTGTCGCCACCGGCGAGGCCCGAGAGCTGAAGAACACCCGCTGGGCGTTGTGGAAGAACCCCGACAACCTCACCGACGCCCAGCAGGCCAAACTCGCCTGGATCGCCAAGACCCATCCCCGCCTGCACCGGGCCTGGGCGTTGAAAGAGGGCCTACGGCTGGTGTTCACCCTGGCCAGGACCAGCCCGACCACGGCGGTCGAAGCCCTCGACCGGTGGATCGGATGGGCCCGACGCAGCCGCATCGACGTCTTCGTCGACCTGCAACGACGCGTCACGCGACACCGCGACCAGATCATCGCCGCCATCGAACACGGCCTGTCCAACGGCCGGATCGAGTCGGTCAACACCAAGATCCGCCTGATCACCCGGATGGCCTTCGGCTTCCACTCAGCCGAAGCCCTCATCGCCCTGGCCATGCTCAGCCTCGGCGGCCACCGACCCGAACTACCCCGACCATGA
- a CDS encoding SDR family NAD(P)-dependent oxidoreductase gives MSPDPRRLDGRTALVTGAYGGIGAATARRLAAEGARVALLDVRDCTPLAEEVTAAGGRALSVVADVSDEAAWAAAVAEVRAGLGPVDILVSNAYAVEVAPAHRTTRASWDHQLGVSLTGAFLGVRACLDDLVARSGAVVLVSSVHALVGLPGRPAYAAAKGALVALGRQLAVEYGPAVRVNSVLPGPILTGAWDGIGEEDRLRSVAETVAKRFGTPEEVAAVVAFLASPDAAYVTGTSLVVDGGWTAVKASA, from the coding sequence ATGAGTCCGGACCCGCGTCGGTTGGACGGTAGAACAGCACTGGTCACGGGCGCGTACGGGGGTATCGGCGCGGCAACGGCCCGCCGGCTCGCCGCCGAGGGCGCCCGGGTCGCGCTGCTCGACGTCCGCGACTGCACCCCGTTGGCCGAGGAGGTGACCGCCGCCGGTGGCCGGGCACTGTCCGTAGTGGCCGACGTGTCCGACGAGGCGGCCTGGGCGGCTGCGGTGGCCGAGGTGCGCGCCGGGCTCGGCCCGGTGGACATCCTGGTCAGCAACGCCTACGCGGTGGAGGTGGCGCCGGCGCACCGGACCACCCGGGCGTCCTGGGACCACCAGCTCGGGGTGAGCCTCACCGGGGCGTTCCTCGGCGTCCGGGCCTGCCTGGACGACCTGGTCGCCCGGTCCGGCGCCGTGGTGCTGGTGTCGTCGGTGCACGCCCTGGTCGGGCTTCCCGGCCGGCCGGCGTACGCCGCGGCCAAGGGCGCGCTCGTCGCGCTCGGCCGCCAACTGGCCGTCGAGTACGGGCCGGCGGTGCGGGTCAACAGCGTGCTGCCCGGCCCGATCCTGACCGGCGCCTGGGACGGCATCGGCGAGGAGGACCGGCTCCGCAGCGTCGCGGAGACGGTCGCCAAGCGGTTCGGCACACCGGAGGAGGTGGCCGCCGTGGTGGCGTTCCTCGCCTCGCCGGACGCCGCGTACGTCACCGGCACCAGCCTGGTGGTGGACGGCGGTTGGACCGCGGTGAAAGCCTCAGCCTGA
- a CDS encoding FCD domain-containing protein has translation MAQYAGRGVHGQTVEVIARRILSGEIAEGATLNLAALQEELDVSLTALREALKVLTAKGIVDARQKRGTFVRPRADWNLLDGDVIRWQFADGTDPMLLDKLQEVRAIIEPAAARLAAARAAVDDLAVLDAALADMAGAHADPAAAVAADLAFHRALLAATHNELLVRMEVVMETGLAERDRLVHGHGDGHDDPVPSHRAVVDAIRAGDEGAAETAMRELLAKAVRDVEKVREQRGGNR, from the coding sequence TTGGCACAGTACGCAGGCCGCGGCGTCCACGGACAGACCGTCGAGGTGATCGCCCGCCGCATCCTCAGCGGGGAGATCGCCGAGGGCGCCACCCTGAACCTCGCCGCCCTGCAGGAGGAGCTGGACGTCAGCCTCACCGCGCTGCGGGAGGCGCTGAAGGTCCTCACCGCCAAGGGCATCGTCGACGCGCGGCAGAAGCGCGGCACGTTCGTCCGCCCGCGGGCGGACTGGAACCTGCTCGACGGCGACGTGATCCGCTGGCAGTTCGCCGACGGCACCGATCCGATGCTGCTGGACAAGCTCCAGGAGGTCCGCGCGATCATCGAGCCCGCCGCGGCGCGGCTGGCCGCCGCCCGAGCCGCCGTGGACGATCTCGCCGTGCTCGACGCGGCGCTGGCCGACATGGCGGGCGCGCACGCCGACCCGGCCGCCGCGGTCGCGGCCGACCTCGCGTTCCACCGCGCGCTGCTCGCCGCCACCCACAACGAGCTGCTGGTCCGGATGGAGGTGGTGATGGAGACCGGCCTCGCTGAGCGCGACCGGCTGGTGCACGGCCACGGCGACGGCCACGACGACCCGGTGCCGAGCCACCGGGCGGTGGTCGACGCGATCCGGGCGGGCGACGAGGGCGCGGCCGAGACGGCGATGCGCGAACTGCTGGCGAAGGCGGTACGGGACGTGGAGAAGGTCCGCGAACAGCGGGGTGGCAACCGGTGA
- a CDS encoding bifunctional 4-hydroxy-2-oxoglutarate aldolase/2-dehydro-3-deoxy-phosphogluconate aldolase — MNLTDALRTHRLLAIVRGPDPEAALAAVLTLADSGVALIEVSLTGADALGTLRRARAALGADFALGAGTVLTVEDARAAAEAGATFLVTPALADSLDEAARLGLPVLAGALTPTEVVRARAAGAAAVKLFPASLGGPDYLGALRDPFPDTPFVPVGGVDAEGARRYLDRGAIAVGVGSPLLGDSVRGGDPAALRERAAAFLSAVRQ; from the coding sequence ATGAACCTGACCGACGCCCTGCGTACCCATCGGCTGCTCGCCATCGTGCGCGGCCCGGACCCGGAGGCGGCGCTGGCCGCGGTGCTCACCCTGGCTGACAGCGGGGTCGCGCTGATCGAGGTGTCGCTGACCGGCGCGGACGCCCTCGGCACGCTGCGCCGGGCCCGGGCCGCGCTCGGGGCGGACTTCGCCCTCGGCGCGGGCACCGTGCTCACCGTCGAGGACGCCCGGGCGGCCGCCGAGGCGGGCGCGACCTTCCTGGTCACCCCGGCCCTCGCCGACAGTCTGGACGAGGCGGCCCGGCTCGGGCTGCCGGTGCTGGCCGGCGCCCTGACCCCGACCGAGGTCGTCCGCGCGCGGGCCGCCGGCGCCGCCGCGGTCAAGCTCTTCCCAGCGTCGCTCGGCGGCCCGGACTACCTCGGCGCGTTGCGCGACCCGTTCCCCGACACGCCGTTCGTGCCGGTCGGCGGGGTGGACGCCGAGGGCGCGCGGCGCTACCTGGACCGTGGGGCGATCGCCGTCGGCGTCGGGTCGCCGCTGCTCGGTGACTCGGTCCGGGGCGGCGACCCGGCCGCCCTGCGCGAGCGGGCGGCCGCCTTCCTGTCGGCGGTCCGGCAGTGA
- a CDS encoding sugar kinase, with amino-acid sequence MTDAPTGGLPRGGAPAADAPTRGLPRGAAPAADPPVGPAPIDVLTLGETMAAFRTTGALRLGGTAGVSIAGAESTVAIGLARLGHRAGWIGVTGADEPGALVRRTLRAEGVDLTWSRVEPGAPTGLILFEPRVADLNRVTYYRAGSAGSRLAPADVIRAFDAVSPRVLHVTGITCALGAGPYAAVRVAVERAHAAGATVCLDVNHRSRLWSVAEAAEALRPLLPAVDVVVASDDELPVLTDADDPVAALRAAGVDEVVVKRGGDGATSHHEGGTLHRPARRVPVVETIGAGDAFVAGWLSALLDGADAAGRLDRAVTTAAFTVATRGDWEGLPDRAELPLLDHEPGTALR; translated from the coding sequence GTGACCGACGCGCCGACCGGCGGGCTTCCGCGCGGCGGTGCCCCCGCCGCCGACGCGCCGACCCGCGGGCTTCCGCGCGGCGCCGCGCCGGCCGCCGACCCGCCCGTCGGCCCGGCGCCCATCGACGTGCTCACTCTCGGCGAGACGATGGCCGCCTTCCGGACCACCGGCGCGCTGCGGCTCGGTGGCACCGCCGGCGTCTCGATCGCCGGTGCCGAGTCCACCGTGGCCATCGGGCTGGCCCGGCTCGGTCACCGGGCCGGCTGGATCGGCGTCACCGGGGCCGACGAGCCGGGCGCGCTGGTCCGCCGGACCCTGCGCGCCGAGGGCGTCGACCTGACCTGGTCGCGGGTGGAGCCGGGGGCGCCCACCGGGCTGATCCTGTTCGAGCCCCGGGTCGCCGACCTCAACCGGGTCACCTACTACCGGGCCGGCTCGGCCGGCTCCCGGCTGGCCCCGGCCGACGTGATCCGGGCGTTCGACGCGGTGTCGCCCCGGGTGCTGCACGTCACCGGCATCACCTGCGCACTCGGCGCCGGCCCGTACGCCGCCGTGCGCGTGGCCGTGGAGCGGGCCCACGCCGCCGGTGCGACGGTCTGCCTCGACGTCAACCACCGCAGCCGGCTCTGGTCGGTGGCCGAGGCCGCCGAGGCGCTGCGTCCGCTGCTGCCCGCGGTCGACGTGGTGGTCGCCTCCGACGACGAACTGCCCGTGCTCACCGACGCCGACGACCCGGTCGCCGCACTGCGCGCCGCCGGCGTGGACGAGGTGGTGGTCAAGCGCGGGGGCGACGGGGCGACCAGCCACCACGAGGGCGGCACCCTGCACCGGCCGGCCCGCCGGGTGCCGGTGGTCGAGACGATCGGGGCCGGCGACGCCTTCGTCGCCGGGTGGCTCTCCGCGCTGCTCGACGGCGCGGACGCGGCCGGGCGGCTGGACCGGGCGGTGACCACCGCCGCCTTCACCGTCGCCACCCGGGGCGACTGGGAGGGCCTGCCCGACCGGGCCGAGCTGCCCCTGCTCGACCACGAGCCAGGCACCGCGCTGCGCTGA
- a CDS encoding extracellular solute-binding protein, which produces MTDFDPGRRRLLGHLGLAGLGVLGAGPLLSACASSASGPAGGGASGTVTLQSNLSSPQAKTAIETLIDSFNKQGKGTASVNTIASETFRTQLPTYLTSANPPDLYTWYAGSVANDYASKGLLLDVSDVWQGLGEFPQSLKTLSTDASGKQVFVPQTNYWWGFFYRKSNFAKWGVQEPKTWAEFLTLCETIKGKGVPPIGIGLGDTPWVASAWFDYLNIRINGAPFHRELLAGKQRFDDPRVKAVFTRWREALPYFDPKGKAYPFQEATTALLAGKTGMFLIGTFFADAAPKDALGDLDFFRFPIIDPAVPVAEEAPTDGFFASAKTKNTAGTKALLTYLASVEAQEEYVKSSSGIVLPVHSKAKTSDSPLVSKGKAMLASAAELTQFFNRDSSDALQPTADTALTKFIDNPDQIDAILREWQAGAEKVFKG; this is translated from the coding sequence GTGACCGACTTCGACCCCGGCCGACGCCGGCTCCTCGGCCACCTCGGACTCGCCGGCCTGGGCGTGCTCGGCGCCGGCCCGCTGCTGTCCGCCTGTGCCAGCTCCGCCAGCGGGCCGGCCGGCGGCGGCGCCTCCGGCACCGTGACCCTCCAGTCCAACCTCTCGTCGCCGCAGGCCAAGACGGCGATCGAGACGCTGATCGACAGCTTCAACAAGCAGGGCAAGGGCACCGCGTCGGTCAACACGATCGCCTCGGAGACCTTCCGCACCCAGCTGCCGACCTACCTGACCTCCGCTAACCCGCCGGACCTCTACACCTGGTACGCGGGCTCGGTCGCCAACGACTACGCCAGCAAGGGCCTGCTGCTCGACGTCTCCGACGTCTGGCAGGGGCTCGGCGAGTTCCCGCAGTCGCTGAAGACCCTCTCCACCGACGCCTCCGGCAAGCAGGTCTTCGTGCCGCAGACCAACTACTGGTGGGGCTTCTTCTACCGCAAGAGCAACTTCGCCAAGTGGGGCGTCCAGGAGCCGAAGACCTGGGCCGAGTTCCTGACCCTCTGCGAGACCATCAAGGGCAAGGGCGTCCCGCCGATCGGCATCGGCCTCGGCGACACCCCCTGGGTCGCCTCGGCCTGGTTCGACTACCTGAACATCCGGATCAACGGGGCGCCGTTCCACCGCGAACTGCTGGCGGGCAAGCAGCGCTTCGACGACCCGAGGGTCAAGGCGGTCTTCACCCGCTGGCGCGAGGCGCTGCCGTACTTCGACCCGAAGGGCAAGGCGTACCCGTTCCAGGAGGCGACCACCGCGCTGCTCGCCGGCAAGACGGGCATGTTCCTGATCGGCACGTTCTTCGCCGACGCCGCTCCGAAGGACGCCCTGGGCGACCTGGACTTCTTCCGGTTCCCGATCATCGACCCGGCCGTCCCGGTGGCCGAGGAGGCCCCGACCGACGGCTTCTTCGCCAGCGCCAAGACGAAGAACACGGCCGGCACCAAGGCGCTGCTCACCTACCTCGCCTCCGTCGAGGCGCAGGAGGAGTACGTGAAGTCCAGCTCCGGGATCGTGCTGCCGGTCCACTCGAAGGCCAAGACCTCCGACTCACCGCTGGTGAGCAAGGGCAAGGCGATGCTGGCGAGCGCCGCGGAGCTGACCCAGTTCTTCAACCGCGACTCCAGCGACGCGCTCCAGCCCACCGCGGACACGGCGCTGACCAAGTTCATCGACAATCCCGACCAGATCGACGCGATCCTGCGCGAGTGGCAGGCCGGGGCCGAGAAGGTATTCAAGGGCTGA